AAGCACGGGTATGTAGGAGATTCCAGGTTTTTCAAGGCATTCTGTGGTCCAGAGAGGCCTAAGAAGCTATTTCTAAACCCATCTCCTgttaaaatgaggaaatagagCTCGATAGCATTGATTAGGAGATGGACATTAGATGTGTCCAACAGTGCATCTTGGGCAAGATAAGCATAAATTGGGAATATCAGCACCCATTTTCATAGTGGTGGCTACTTTTGTCATGGGGTCTTCTGTACCCTTGAGTCCAAGACTGTAGCCTTATAAGACTTAAGTGGTGACACCTGTAGTCCCCAACTCTGAACCTTATCATATACTGCTAGTTAGACAGGAAGGAGCCTAGAAGAAAATTTGACAAGCTCTCAGCCTTTCTCAAAGCCCTGAGTAAGTAAAAAACAGAGGAAGGCCCTACCCCACCCCTTCTACCCTTTTCCTGCCCAGGACAGATCAACACAAAACTAGGGCTCTTTCCTCTTCTGTGCTCAGCCACCTCCCCTGGCCCACCCTGCCTTAGATGCCACAAGACACGGACAACAGACTCCCCCTTAAATAGTTGTTTATTGGCAGTGGGCTGGAAGGGGCGATGGAGTTAGCGCACACAAACACCACACACCAAAGTCACGAGGGAGGCAAGAGTGATGGGAAAGAGCCTGGAGCCCCATGTGGCCCCCTCTTGGAGAGTGAGTGTGAGCAGGGGCCTGGAGTGTTGAGGGGGCAGCCTGAGAATGCCTCAGCTTAGTAGGCATGGTTAGAGACGAAGAGGGACTCGCTGGCTGCAGCCCCGGCCTGACCACTTGGGGTGTACTTTCCTTGACAGGCGAGGCTGTTGGCCTAAGAGGGGAGAGGAGCCAGTGTGAGAAGGTCTCTTCTCAGAGTCCCTCCCATCCACCCAGACACACCCTGCCACCATCTGCCCCTGCCTTACCAGGGCTCGCTTGATGTACTCCTCCTGGGCGGTCTTCATGTTCTCCTTCTTCCCACCCCAGGCCTTCAGAGCAGAGGCCTGCAAGGCTCGGCCATAGGAGAAGGTCAGAGCCCATGGCTTCAGGAGGGGACACTTGTTGATGGCATTGAGATTGATAGACGCCTCCTCCTCACTCTGCCCTCCAGACAGAAAGGTGATTCCTGTAGAACAAGGGCCAAAATAGGGGTGGGGCTTTAGCCAGAGACCCAGGAAACAGGAAGAAGCCCTTAGACACTGCCCTAAAAAGCAGACCAGTTGGGCTCCAGGGTTGTAGGCACAGTTCATCTACCTCTGGGAGGTAGGCCTCACCGGGGACGGCAGGGGGCACTGTGCGGCGCAGTGCTGTGACAGTTGCCATGGCAATCTCTTCATGGGAGTACTTCTGGGTGCAGGCATGGCCTGGGGTGACCATGTTGGGCTTCAGCAAGGTGCCTTCCAGGTAAATGTGGTGGTCACTCAGAGCCTTGTAGACAGCAGCCAGAACCTAGAGGAGGGCAAAGTCAAAGTGGACAGGTAAGGTGTGAGCCCAAGGTTTGGGCTCTGCTGCCCATTCCACCACACCATCCCAGCTGAGCAGACAGGCAACCTACCTTCTCAGTCACATACTGACAGCGCTTTAAGTCATGGTCCCCATCAGGAAGGATCTCAGGTTCCACAATGGGCACGATGCCATTCTGTCAGGGGAGGGACAGAGTAGCCACAAGGCCTCATCACCTAGAACCCCACCCACAGGTCCTCACAGCCACTGGCCAGGATCTTATCTTGATGATGATAGGAATGCATGGCATCAAAGCCCTCAGTGGATTACTGCTGACAGGCATCTCAGATCCACCCAGGCAATCCCTATTCTGCCCCTCTGCCTTACAGCATGTCCTCCCAGGGCCCAGCCTCATGTTCAGTGCATATTGGGAACAGCAACTTTGGGGGAGGTAGGTATCTGGCAGATGGGGGGCAAGCTAGCCCATACTGGGACCAAATAAGGTGGGAGGTGGCCTTTTGGGGACCTGCAGTCCCACCTGCTGGCAGATGCTGGCATAACGGGCCAGAACATTGGCATTTTCCATGATGGCAAGAGACGAGGGGGTGTGTTCCCCAATCTTCAGCACACAGCGCCACTTGGCAAAGTCAGCTCCATCCTTCTTATACTGGGCACAGCGCTCAGACAGCCCATCCAGCCCTGAAGAGAAAACGAAGGAGTCAGAGcatggtgggagagggagggatgc
The sequence above is drawn from the Urocitellus parryii isolate mUroPar1 chromosome 9, mUroPar1.hap1, whole genome shotgun sequence genome and encodes:
- the Aldoa gene encoding fructose-bisphosphate aldolase A; amino-acid sequence: MPYQYPALTPEQKKELSEIARRIVAPGKGILAADESTGSIAKRLQSIGTENTEENRRFYRQLLLTADDRVNPCIGGVILFHETLYQKADDGRSFPQVIKSKGGVVGIKVDKGVVPLAGTNGETTTQGLDGLSERCAQYKKDGADFAKWRCVLKIGEHTPSSLAIMENANVLARYASICQQNGIVPIVEPEILPDGDHDLKRCQYVTEKVLAAVYKALSDHHIYLEGTLLKPNMVTPGHACTQKYSHEEIAMATVTALRRTVPPAVPGITFLSGGQSEEEASINLNAINKCPLLKPWALTFSYGRALQASALKAWGGKKENMKTAQEEYIKRALANSLACQGKYTPSGQAGAAASESLFVSNHAY